One window of Cellulomonas shaoxiangyii genomic DNA carries:
- a CDS encoding TlpA family protein disulfide reductase, with amino-acid sequence MRRPAARHGAARHGAGRLAVSAVLAPVLGLALLAGCSAGGDDAAAPADVVGQGYQSGDGSTTTWPAGDRGEPLALTGTDYEGGAQDVTAWRGDVVVLNTWYAACPPCRAEAPDLVSVSQDYADRGVHVLGINVRDAGGAAQAFQREFEIPYPSIADTEGAAVAALQGVVPVGAVPTTVLLDREGRVAARVLGLADGSTLRALVDDLLAEGGGTGTAAP; translated from the coding sequence GTGCGCCGGCCCGCCGCCCGCCACGGCGCCGCCCGCCACGGCGCGGGACGCCTCGCGGTGTCGGCCGTGCTGGCCCCCGTGCTCGGCCTCGCGCTGCTCGCGGGCTGCTCGGCCGGCGGCGACGACGCGGCGGCTCCGGCCGACGTCGTCGGCCAGGGCTACCAGTCCGGCGACGGGTCGACGACGACGTGGCCCGCGGGCGACCGCGGCGAGCCGCTCGCGCTCACCGGCACCGACTACGAGGGCGGCGCGCAGGACGTCACCGCCTGGCGCGGCGACGTCGTCGTGCTCAACACCTGGTACGCCGCGTGCCCGCCGTGCCGTGCCGAGGCGCCCGACCTCGTGTCCGTGAGCCAGGACTACGCCGACCGGGGTGTGCACGTGCTCGGCATCAACGTGCGGGACGCCGGGGGCGCCGCGCAGGCGTTCCAGCGCGAGTTCGAGATCCCGTACCCCAGCATCGCGGACACCGAGGGCGCCGCCGTCGCGGCGCTGCAGGGCGTCGTCCCGGTGGGCGCCGTGCCCACCACCGTGCTGCTCGACCGCGAGGGCCGCGTCGCCGCCCGCGTGCTCGGCCTGGCCGACGGGTCGACGCTGCGCGCCCTCGTCGACGACCTGCTCGCCGAGGGCGGCGGGACGGGCACGGCGGCGCCGTGA
- a CDS encoding HAD family hydrolase — MLAATVETPRAALVPEGTRVAAFFDVDNTIIRGASAFHLAVGLYRRDFFRKRDILVFAWQQARYRAFGEDREQIDEVRSRALAIMRGHSVAEVTAIAEDVYDEVLSLRIYPGTRALLDAHLAAGHAVWLVTATPVEIGELIARRLGTSGALGTIAEHDRGYYTGRLVGDLLHGEAKASAVRGLAEREGYDLALCHAYGDSTNDVPILSTVGNPCAINPDRRLRRHAAEAGWPVREFRGRRRQARRGANAASLAGLVWAGAVVVRAVRRRLTGR; from the coding sequence GTGCTCGCCGCCACCGTCGAGACGCCGCGCGCCGCGCTGGTCCCCGAGGGCACGCGCGTGGCCGCGTTCTTCGACGTCGACAACACGATCATCCGCGGCGCCAGCGCCTTCCACCTCGCCGTCGGCCTGTACCGCCGCGACTTCTTCCGCAAGCGCGACATCCTCGTCTTCGCGTGGCAGCAGGCGCGCTACCGGGCGTTCGGTGAGGACCGGGAGCAGATCGACGAGGTCCGCTCACGCGCGCTCGCGATCATGCGCGGGCACTCGGTCGCCGAGGTCACGGCGATCGCGGAGGACGTGTACGACGAGGTCCTGAGCCTGCGCATCTACCCGGGCACGCGCGCCCTGCTCGACGCGCACCTCGCCGCCGGGCACGCGGTGTGGCTGGTCACGGCCACCCCGGTGGAGATCGGCGAGCTCATCGCCCGGCGCCTCGGCACGTCCGGCGCGCTGGGCACCATCGCCGAGCACGACCGCGGCTACTACACGGGCCGCCTCGTGGGCGACCTCCTGCACGGCGAGGCCAAGGCGAGCGCCGTCCGGGGGCTCGCCGAGCGCGAGGGGTACGACCTCGCGCTGTGCCACGCGTACGGCGACTCGACGAACGACGTGCCGATCCTGTCGACCGTCGGCAACCCCTGCGCGATCAACCCGGACCGGCGCCTGCGCCGGCACGCCGCCGAGGCCGGCTGGCCGGTGCGCGAGTTCCGGGGCCGGCGCCGCCAGGCCCGCCGCGGCGCGAACGCGGCGAGCCTGGCCGGGCTGGTGTGGGCGGGCGCGGTCGTGGTCCGGGCCGTCCGCCGGCGGCTGACCGGCCGCTGA
- a CDS encoding MarR family winged helix-turn-helix transcriptional regulator: MSTGTADDPGTTDPVRWLTDEQQQHWRAWRDGTALLLDALGHELDAQSGLSLAEYEVLVRLSEAPGRTLRMSELAGDLAHSRSRLTHTAARLERAGIVRREPARCDARGVNCVLTDHGWDVLVAAAPGHVASVRAHLVDRLTDAQLAALGDAMRVVVDHLRSPACTQARAEAEGPVPAV; this comes from the coding sequence GTGAGCACCGGCACCGCCGACGACCCCGGGACCACCGACCCGGTCCGCTGGCTCACCGACGAGCAGCAGCAGCACTGGCGCGCCTGGCGCGACGGCACCGCGCTGCTGCTCGACGCCCTCGGCCACGAGCTCGACGCGCAGAGCGGCCTGTCCCTCGCCGAGTACGAGGTGCTCGTCCGGCTGTCCGAGGCGCCCGGCCGGACGCTGCGCATGTCGGAGCTCGCGGGCGACCTCGCGCACTCGCGCAGCCGCCTCACCCACACCGCGGCGCGCCTCGAGCGCGCCGGCATCGTGCGGCGCGAGCCGGCGCGCTGCGACGCGCGCGGCGTCAACTGCGTCCTGACCGACCACGGCTGGGACGTCCTGGTCGCCGCGGCGCCCGGGCACGTCGCGTCCGTGCGGGCCCACCTCGTGGACCGGCTCACCGACGCCCAGCTCGCCGCGCTCGGCGACGCGATGCGCGTGGTCGTCGACCACCTCCGGTCCCCGGCGTGCACGCAGGCGCGCGCGGAGGCCGAGGGGCCGGTCCCGGCCGTCTGA
- a CDS encoding histidine phosphatase family protein — translation MVDTTVHLMRHGEVHNPAGVLYGRLPGYHLSDRGAAMADLVARTLAGDEGAPRRDVVTVVASPLQRAQETAAPIAAAFGLDVVTDERLLEAENHFQGKTFGVGDGSLRHPEHWPYLRNPFRPSWGEPYTAQVDRVTAAVHAARDAARGHEAVLVSHQLPIWVTRLALEGRRLWHDPRRRQCALASLTTLRFSGDRLVGIGYSEPAASLLPGASQVAGA, via the coding sequence ATGGTCGACACGACGGTGCACCTGATGCGGCACGGCGAGGTCCACAACCCCGCCGGCGTGCTCTACGGGCGTCTGCCGGGGTACCACCTGTCCGACCGCGGCGCCGCGATGGCCGACCTGGTCGCCCGCACGCTCGCGGGCGACGAGGGCGCACCGCGCCGCGACGTCGTCACCGTCGTCGCGTCCCCGCTGCAGCGCGCGCAGGAGACGGCGGCGCCCATCGCCGCGGCCTTCGGCCTCGACGTCGTCACCGACGAGCGCCTGCTCGAGGCCGAGAACCACTTCCAGGGCAAGACGTTCGGCGTCGGCGACGGCTCGCTGCGCCACCCCGAGCACTGGCCGTACCTGCGCAACCCCTTCCGCCCGTCCTGGGGGGAGCCGTACACCGCCCAGGTCGACCGCGTCACGGCCGCCGTGCACGCCGCGCGTGACGCCGCGCGCGGCCACGAGGCCGTCCTCGTCAGCCACCAGCTGCCGATCTGGGTCACCCGGCTCGCGCTCGAGGGCCGCCGGCTGTGGCACGACCCCCGCCGGCGCCAGTGCGCGCTCGCGTCCCTCACCACGCTCCGCTTCTCCGGGGACCGGCTCGTCGGGATCGGGTACTCCGAGCCCGCCGCGTCGCTGCTGCCCGGCGCCTCGCAGGTCGCGGGGGCCTGA
- the resB gene encoding cytochrome c biogenesis protein ResB: MVTYRPEGLDDAFTPTDGDVTGASGAPRPGAPDAGLPALGLVGWLRWAWRQLTSMRVALLLLMLLAVAAVPGTVFPQRPQDPAAVVEYLDAHPSAGAWLDRLGFFDVYASVWFSAIYLLLFASLVGCILPRTRVHLAALRGRPPRTPRRLARFPARGEGASTDAPRAVAERTARVLRRGPSWLPFVPSYRVDVHDEGAGTWSVSAERGYLRETGNLLFHLALVGLLVSVATGEMLHFRGQAIVVQGTGFANVQAGYDTFERGAAFDPADLDPFTLRLDDFESRFDPDTLQSRDFTAYVTVTEPGEAPQERTIKVNHPLTAGGAKIYLQGNGYAPQVTVRDAAGEVAFAGAVPFLPEDEVYTSRGVIKVPDVSGGQDQVGLVGYLLPTAEEWVPGWWRSSDPQPTDPLLVLSVWRGNLGLDTGVPQNVYRLDESRMEKVTDDAGQDLTVYARPGETVELPDGLGTLTFEDLPRFVALDLRHDPALLGVLVFSLLAFAGLTVSLFAPRRRLWLRLAPAGAGTGAGTVVDAAGLARGDDVGLQPELDRVLAEVLGPAPTDRPAPRPADRSADATADPPVAPQHGGTDRDDEAPTAAPAPGGV, translated from the coding sequence GTGGTGACCTACCGCCCCGAGGGGCTCGACGACGCGTTCACGCCGACCGACGGCGACGTCACGGGCGCGTCCGGCGCGCCCCGGCCCGGCGCGCCCGACGCCGGCCTGCCCGCCCTCGGCCTCGTCGGCTGGCTGCGCTGGGCCTGGCGGCAGCTCACGAGCATGCGCGTCGCCCTGCTGCTGCTCATGCTGCTCGCCGTGGCGGCGGTCCCCGGGACGGTGTTCCCGCAGCGGCCGCAGGACCCGGCGGCCGTCGTCGAGTACCTCGACGCGCACCCGTCCGCCGGTGCCTGGCTCGACCGGCTGGGGTTCTTCGACGTCTACGCGTCGGTGTGGTTCAGCGCGATCTACCTGCTGCTGTTCGCCTCGCTGGTCGGCTGCATCCTGCCGCGCACGCGCGTCCACCTCGCCGCGCTGCGCGGCCGCCCGCCGCGCACCCCGCGCCGCCTGGCCCGGTTCCCCGCACGCGGCGAGGGCGCGTCGACGGACGCCCCCCGGGCGGTGGCCGAGCGCACCGCGCGGGTGCTGCGGCGTGGCCCCTCGTGGCTGCCGTTCGTCCCGTCGTACCGCGTCGACGTGCACGACGAGGGCGCCGGCACGTGGTCCGTCTCCGCGGAGCGCGGCTACCTGCGCGAGACCGGCAACCTGCTCTTCCACCTCGCGCTCGTGGGCCTGCTGGTCAGCGTCGCGACGGGGGAGATGCTGCACTTCCGCGGGCAGGCCATCGTCGTGCAGGGCACCGGCTTCGCGAACGTGCAGGCCGGCTACGACACGTTCGAGCGCGGCGCCGCCTTCGACCCGGCGGACCTCGACCCCTTCACGCTCCGCCTGGACGACTTCGAGTCGCGGTTCGACCCCGACACGCTGCAGTCCCGCGACTTCACCGCGTACGTCACGGTGACCGAGCCGGGCGAGGCCCCGCAGGAGCGGACCATCAAGGTGAACCACCCGCTCACCGCGGGCGGCGCCAAGATCTACCTGCAGGGCAACGGCTACGCGCCGCAGGTCACCGTCCGCGACGCCGCGGGCGAGGTCGCGTTCGCCGGCGCCGTGCCGTTCCTGCCCGAGGACGAGGTCTACACGTCGCGCGGCGTCATCAAGGTCCCCGACGTCTCCGGCGGGCAGGACCAGGTCGGCCTCGTCGGCTACCTGCTGCCCACCGCGGAGGAGTGGGTGCCCGGCTGGTGGCGCTCGTCGGACCCGCAGCCGACGGACCCGCTGCTCGTGCTGTCGGTGTGGCGGGGGAACCTGGGCCTCGACACCGGCGTGCCGCAGAACGTCTACCGGCTCGACGAGTCCCGCATGGAGAAGGTCACCGACGACGCCGGCCAGGACCTGACGGTGTACGCCCGCCCCGGCGAGACCGTCGAGCTGCCGGACGGCCTCGGCACCCTGACGTTCGAGGACCTGCCGCGGTTCGTCGCGCTCGACCTGCGCCACGACCCCGCGCTGCTCGGCGTCCTGGTGTTCTCGCTGCTCGCGTTCGCCGGGCTCACGGTGTCCCTGTTCGCGCCCCGGCGGCGCCTGTGGCTGCGGCTCGCACCCGCGGGTGCCGGCACGGGCGCCGGTACAGTGGTCGACGCCGCGGGGCTCGCCCGAGGGGACGACGTGGGGCTGCAGCCCGAGCTCGACCGCGTGCTCGCCGAGGTGCTCGGCCCGGCACCGACCGACCGACCGGCGCCACGACCGGCGGACCGATCGGCCGACGCGACCGCGGACCCGCCGGTCGCCCCGCAGCACGGCGGCACCGACCGCGACGACGAGGCGCCCACCGCGGCGCCCGCACCTGGAGGCGTGTGA
- a CDS encoding redox-sensing transcriptional repressor Rex has product MARLPRYLRALEAVAAEGGVLTSSDELAARVGVTPAQLRKDLSFLGSYGVRGVGYDVAHLREQVRAALGLADERRVVLVGVGNLGHALANYAGIPERGFALVALVDADPRVVGTTVAGLVVQPADRLADVVAETGATIAVLTTPASVAQDVCDRLVAAGVVGVLTFAPAALRVPPHVDVRAVDVASELQILAFHEARRAAAGEA; this is encoded by the coding sequence GTGGCGCGCCTACCCCGGTACCTGCGGGCGCTGGAGGCCGTCGCTGCGGAGGGCGGCGTGCTCACGTCGTCCGACGAGCTCGCCGCGCGCGTCGGCGTGACGCCGGCGCAGCTGCGCAAGGACCTCTCGTTCCTCGGCTCCTACGGCGTGCGTGGCGTCGGGTACGACGTGGCGCACCTGCGCGAGCAGGTGCGCGCGGCCCTGGGGCTCGCCGACGAGCGGCGGGTCGTGCTCGTCGGCGTGGGCAACCTCGGCCACGCGCTGGCCAACTACGCGGGCATCCCGGAGCGCGGCTTCGCCCTCGTCGCGCTGGTGGACGCGGACCCCCGGGTCGTGGGGACGACCGTGGCGGGGCTCGTCGTGCAGCCCGCCGACCGGCTCGCGGACGTGGTCGCGGAGACGGGGGCGACGATCGCCGTGCTGACGACGCCGGCCTCGGTCGCGCAGGACGTGTGCGACCGGCTGGTGGCGGCGGGTGTGGTCGGCGTCCTCACGTTCGCGCCCGCCGCGCTGCGCGTCCCGCCGCACGTCGACGTGCGCGCGGTGGACGTCGCCTCGGAGCTGCAGATCCTGGCGTTCCACGAGGCGCGCCGGGCCGCCGCGGGCGAGGCCTGA
- a CDS encoding YceI family protein, producing MTALPATLPTGTWAVDASHTEASFTVRHAGISKVRGTVAVTSGTLTVGEDLESSSVVVTLDPSTVSTGDATRDGHLQSGDFFDVGTHGEWTFTSTAVRPAGSDYVIVGDLTVHGVTRQVELETVFNGSAVDPFGNTRIGFEASLTISRKDFGLTWNAALEAGGVLVGDKVKIDLDVSAIKQA from the coding sequence ATGACCGCTCTCCCCGCCACCCTGCCCACCGGCACCTGGGCCGTCGACGCCTCGCACACGGAGGCGTCGTTCACGGTGCGCCACGCCGGCATCTCCAAGGTGCGCGGCACCGTCGCGGTCACCTCCGGGACGCTGACCGTCGGCGAGGACCTCGAGTCCTCCTCCGTCGTCGTCACGCTCGACCCGTCGACCGTCAGCACGGGTGACGCGACCCGCGACGGCCACCTGCAGAGCGGCGACTTCTTCGACGTCGGGACGCACGGCGAGTGGACGTTCACCTCGACGGCCGTGCGCCCGGCCGGCTCCGACTACGTCATCGTCGGCGACCTGACGGTCCACGGCGTCACGCGGCAGGTCGAGCTCGAGACCGTCTTCAACGGCTCGGCCGTCGACCCGTTCGGCAACACGCGCATCGGCTTCGAGGCGTCGCTGACGATCTCGCGCAAGGACTTCGGCCTCACGTGGAACGCCGCCCTCGAGGCCGGCGGCGTGCTCGTGGGCGACAAGGTGAAGATCGACCTCGACGTCTCCGCGATCAAGCAGGCCTGA
- a CDS encoding glutaredoxin family protein, translating to MTGQPHPDPAVPAGPAPVPAGPAPVPAAQARVVLYGRAGCHLCDDARAVVQRVSAATGAPWAEVDVDAPQPDGRVLADELGELVPVVDVDGVRRGYWRVDESRLLRALAAGPPRP from the coding sequence GTGACCGGACAGCCCCACCCCGATCCTGCCGTCCCCGCCGGACCGGCCCCGGTTCCCGCCGGACCGGCCCCCGTGCCCGCCGCGCAGGCGCGCGTCGTGCTCTACGGCCGCGCCGGCTGCCACCTGTGCGACGACGCGCGCGCCGTGGTGCAGCGGGTCAGCGCCGCGACCGGTGCGCCGTGGGCGGAGGTCGACGTCGACGCCCCGCAGCCGGACGGGCGCGTCCTGGCCGACGAGCTGGGCGAGCTCGTGCCCGTGGTCGACGTCGACGGCGTGCGCCGCGGGTACTGGCGCGTCGACGAGAGCCGCCTGCTCAGGGCCCTCGCCGCGGGGCCGCCCAGGCCCTAG
- a CDS encoding cytochrome c biogenesis CcdA family protein encodes MTAAADLGAAVASGSLLLAVPVALLAGVVAFASPCVLPLVPGYLGLLGGLAGAPAGTGDAGRRRVLGAVDATGVVGIGRGGAAPAGPVRAVPAAPVPDAVPVDADRGARRRVLLGVTLFVAGFSLVFVAFGALAGSLGGLLWQWQDPVSRVLGAVTVVMGLAFLGLVPFAQGERRVRLAPRAGLWGAPLLGVAFGIGWTPCIGPTLAAILTLSLTGGSAGRGALLAAVFCVGLGLPFVLVALGLQRSDRLLAWLRRHRLAVRRVGGGVLVVLGLALLTGVWGTWSAWLQGALTGADPFVPVL; translated from the coding sequence GTGACCGCTGCCGCCGACCTGGGTGCCGCCGTCGCGAGCGGCTCGCTGCTGCTCGCGGTCCCCGTGGCCCTGCTCGCCGGGGTCGTCGCCTTCGCCTCGCCGTGCGTGCTGCCGCTCGTCCCCGGGTACCTCGGCCTGCTCGGCGGGCTCGCGGGCGCGCCGGCGGGGACGGGTGACGCCGGGCGGCGGCGCGTGCTGGGCGCGGTCGACGCGACCGGCGTCGTCGGCATCGGTCGCGGTGGGGCCGCACCGGCCGGCCCCGTCCGCGCGGTCCCCGCTGCGCCCGTCCCCGACGCCGTCCCCGTGGACGCCGACCGGGGCGCACGCCGCCGCGTGCTGCTGGGCGTCACCCTCTTCGTGGCCGGGTTCTCCCTCGTGTTCGTCGCGTTCGGCGCGCTCGCGGGCTCCCTCGGCGGCCTGCTGTGGCAGTGGCAGGACCCGGTGAGCCGCGTGCTCGGCGCCGTCACCGTCGTCATGGGGCTCGCGTTCCTCGGCCTCGTGCCGTTCGCGCAGGGGGAGCGGCGGGTGCGCCTCGCGCCCCGCGCCGGACTGTGGGGCGCACCGCTGCTCGGCGTCGCGTTCGGCATCGGCTGGACGCCGTGCATCGGCCCGACGCTCGCCGCCATCCTCACGCTGTCGCTGACGGGCGGGTCGGCCGGTCGCGGCGCGCTCCTCGCGGCGGTGTTCTGCGTCGGCCTCGGCCTGCCGTTCGTCCTCGTGGCGCTCGGCCTGCAGCGTTCGGACCGCCTCCTCGCGTGGCTGCGCCGGCACCGGCTCGCGGTGCGCCGCGTCGGCGGCGGCGTGCTCGTCGTCCTGGGCCTCGCGCTGCTCACGGGCGTGTGGGGCACGTGGTCCGCCTGGCTCCAGGGCGCCCTGACGGGCGCCGACCCCTTCGTCCCGGTGCTGTGA